The Pecten maximus chromosome 11, xPecMax1.1, whole genome shotgun sequence genome has a segment encoding these proteins:
- the LOC117337915 gene encoding probable cytochrome P450 49a1 isoform X2, giving the protein MLSIRCVPLRFRILGGDRSVNKRCLSDNVGSLALKNPKPFDKIPGPKGVYSLPYIGTMLHYKPFNIPALDITLLQKRLHEQYGDILRFRAGGGWIVGLFHPDLCREALQLTQPRYPIRFPVWILRKYAERMGLEEGIGTVNGERWETIRKPTQNEILRPTSMTRYAPIINQVADDMVTRLKDQNSIDDTLLTLYNYAIENVGMLCFNTRLGCLEGGKRADDIVKNVAFVFNALEVDLRSSVHWYRYFRTPFYNKFEESLNTLKRILQPEVDDCISRYHSCQSEGESSLYTHCLVNNLLSGRKLTDEQLKSFVIDLFLSGIDSTAKTMSLILYRLALHQDKQEKLYEEIMSHSLTNGRPLTNEILLTMPYLKACIKESMRIQFPISGGYITAAQSDIVVGQYEVPEKTLMMVACPTMIQDHRFFADSDQYVPERWLRDNPDTDTYKALNSFAFPSLRIRQAKLSRTKIC; this is encoded by the exons ATGCTTTCAATCAG ATGTGTTCCATTAAGATTTAGAATTCTCGGGGGCGATCGATCCGTGAATAAACGATGTTTATCGGACAATGTCGGGTCTCTAGCATTGAAGAACCCCAAACCTTTCGACAAAATCCCGGGTCCAAAGGGCGTATACTCTCTACCTTATATTGGAACCATgctacattacaaaccattca ACATACCAGCCTTAGATATCACTTTACTTCAAAAGAGGCTACACGAGCAGTATGGCGATATTTTGAGGTTTCGGGCGGGAGGTGGATGGATCGTGGGATTGTTTCATCCCGATCTCTGCCGTGAAGCTCTGCAACTGACACAGCCACGTTATCCCATCCGGTTTCCGGTGTGGATCCTCCGGAAGTACGCCGAAAGGATGGGGCTAGAGGAAGGCATAGGTACCGT AAATGGTGAACGATGGGAAACTATACGGAAACCTACCCAGAACGAGATTCTCAGACCGACTAGTATGACAAGATATGCCCCCATAATCAACCAAGTAGCTGACGATATGGTGACCAGACTGAAGGACCAGAACAGTATTGATGATACACTCCTCACGCTGTATAACTACGCCATAGAAA ACGTTGGCATGCTGTGTTTTAACACCCGCCTAGGCTGTCTAGAAGGCGGGAAAAGAGCAGACGACATTGTTAAAAACGTGGCGTTTGTGTTTAATGCCCTGGAGGTTGACTTACGTTCATCCGTTCACTGGTACAGATATTTCAGAACACCATTTTACAACAAGTTTGAAGAGTCACTAAACACCCTTAAAAG AATCTTACAACCGGAGGTAGACGATTGTATTTCCCGGTACCACAGCTGCCAATCTGAAGGGGAGTCTAGTCTGTATACTCATTGTCTGGTAAATAACCTCTTGTCGGGAAGGAAGCTGACGGACGAGCAGCTGAAATCCTTCGTCATCGATCTCTTCCTCAGTGGAATAGACTCG ACAGCTAAAACTATGAGCCTGATTCTGTATAGATTGGCTCTTCATCAAGACAAGCAGGAAAAGCTGTATGAAGAGATAATGTCACATAGCCTGACGAATGGACGACCCCTGACGAATGAAATACTCCTCACAATGCCATATCTCAAGGCCTGCATAAAGGAGTCAATGAG GATCCAGTTCCCGATCTCCGGAGGGTACATCACAGCGGCCCAGTCCGACATAGTCGTAGGCCAGTATGAGGTACCCGAGAAG ACCCTGATGATGGTGGCGTGTCCGACTATGATCCAGGACCACCGCTTTTTCGCGGACAGTGACCAGTATGTTCCAGAGAGATGGTTGAGAGACAACCCTGATACGGACACATACAAGGCACTTAACTCGTTTGCCTTTCCTTCCCTTCGGATTCGGCAGGCGAAGTTGTCTCGGACAAAGATTTGCTGA
- the LOC117337915 gene encoding probable cytochrome P450 49a1 isoform X1, whose amino-acid sequence MLSIRCVPLRFRILGGDRSVNKRCLSDNVGSLALKNPKPFDKIPGPKGVYSLPYIGTMLHYKPFTDIPALDITLLQKRLHEQYGDILRFRAGGGWIVGLFHPDLCREALQLTQPRYPIRFPVWILRKYAERMGLEEGIGTVNGERWETIRKPTQNEILRPTSMTRYAPIINQVADDMVTRLKDQNSIDDTLLTLYNYAIENVGMLCFNTRLGCLEGGKRADDIVKNVAFVFNALEVDLRSSVHWYRYFRTPFYNKFEESLNTLKRILQPEVDDCISRYHSCQSEGESSLYTHCLVNNLLSGRKLTDEQLKSFVIDLFLSGIDSTAKTMSLILYRLALHQDKQEKLYEEIMSHSLTNGRPLTNEILLTMPYLKACIKESMRIQFPISGGYITAAQSDIVVGQYEVPEKTLMMVACPTMIQDHRFFADSDQYVPERWLRDNPDTDTYKALNSFAFPSLRIRQAKLSRTKIC is encoded by the exons ATGCTTTCAATCAG ATGTGTTCCATTAAGATTTAGAATTCTCGGGGGCGATCGATCCGTGAATAAACGATGTTTATCGGACAATGTCGGGTCTCTAGCATTGAAGAACCCCAAACCTTTCGACAAAATCCCGGGTCCAAAGGGCGTATACTCTCTACCTTATATTGGAACCATgctacattacaaaccattca CAGACATACCAGCCTTAGATATCACTTTACTTCAAAAGAGGCTACACGAGCAGTATGGCGATATTTTGAGGTTTCGGGCGGGAGGTGGATGGATCGTGGGATTGTTTCATCCCGATCTCTGCCGTGAAGCTCTGCAACTGACACAGCCACGTTATCCCATCCGGTTTCCGGTGTGGATCCTCCGGAAGTACGCCGAAAGGATGGGGCTAGAGGAAGGCATAGGTACCGT AAATGGTGAACGATGGGAAACTATACGGAAACCTACCCAGAACGAGATTCTCAGACCGACTAGTATGACAAGATATGCCCCCATAATCAACCAAGTAGCTGACGATATGGTGACCAGACTGAAGGACCAGAACAGTATTGATGATACACTCCTCACGCTGTATAACTACGCCATAGAAA ACGTTGGCATGCTGTGTTTTAACACCCGCCTAGGCTGTCTAGAAGGCGGGAAAAGAGCAGACGACATTGTTAAAAACGTGGCGTTTGTGTTTAATGCCCTGGAGGTTGACTTACGTTCATCCGTTCACTGGTACAGATATTTCAGAACACCATTTTACAACAAGTTTGAAGAGTCACTAAACACCCTTAAAAG AATCTTACAACCGGAGGTAGACGATTGTATTTCCCGGTACCACAGCTGCCAATCTGAAGGGGAGTCTAGTCTGTATACTCATTGTCTGGTAAATAACCTCTTGTCGGGAAGGAAGCTGACGGACGAGCAGCTGAAATCCTTCGTCATCGATCTCTTCCTCAGTGGAATAGACTCG ACAGCTAAAACTATGAGCCTGATTCTGTATAGATTGGCTCTTCATCAAGACAAGCAGGAAAAGCTGTATGAAGAGATAATGTCACATAGCCTGACGAATGGACGACCCCTGACGAATGAAATACTCCTCACAATGCCATATCTCAAGGCCTGCATAAAGGAGTCAATGAG GATCCAGTTCCCGATCTCCGGAGGGTACATCACAGCGGCCCAGTCCGACATAGTCGTAGGCCAGTATGAGGTACCCGAGAAG ACCCTGATGATGGTGGCGTGTCCGACTATGATCCAGGACCACCGCTTTTTCGCGGACAGTGACCAGTATGTTCCAGAGAGATGGTTGAGAGACAACCCTGATACGGACACATACAAGGCACTTAACTCGTTTGCCTTTCCTTCCCTTCGGATTCGGCAGGCGAAGTTGTCTCGGACAAAGATTTGCTGA